The nucleotide window tccttcagaaacaacctctctacttcacgaggtaggggtaaggtctactTACACTCAACCCTCCCCAAACTctacttgtgggatttcactggatatgttgttgtcaTCGAGAATAAAACACGAGATACATACAAGTTTTTTCCATGGAACTCTGGATTTGTTTTAAAGTTTCACTAATAATTAGcaatatttcaattttcttaaagGTGCCCAAACTTGCCTGGAATATGGAATGAGGAGCAAGTGGAGGCATGGAAACCAGTAGTGAAGGGTGTTCATGAGAAAGGAGGTGTCTTCTTTTGTCAAATTTGGCATTCAGGCCGCTTATCTGTCCCTACAATTAGTGCATTATATTTCTCGATCGGCGTTGGATGGTCCACAAGTAAGACTTACAATTTGTAGTGGATAAACATAAACAAAGCATGCAGTAGTCAAGGAAAATCATATAGTAGTTTCTGCTGCATCTCTCAATTATATGCGGTTTCTGTATTCTTTTTCACATGCAGGACCTGATGATCAAGTGTATGAGAAACCAACACCTCTTCCTCTGAAATCTGATAAAATTCCTTGCATTGTCAATGATTTCAGGATTGCAGCCCGTAACGCGATTAAAGCTGGTAACTTATATTTTACTCAATCCCCATTTGATAACTGATCAACTGCAGGTGATTCAATATTTACCAATTACAAGTTTGATGATGGAATCCAAACATTATAATGAAGATTGAGAAGTATTCATTTACTCAATGACACACCTATAGTTCATTTTCCAAGCATCTGATAGCTTAACTAGTTTCCCATGATATATATGAAGGATTTGATGGAATTGAGATCAACGCTTCAAGTGGCGGCTACCTGATTGACGAATTCATGAATGATCAAATCCACGGTAGGActgatgaatatgatgaaagTATTGAGGACCGTTGTCGTCTTGCCCTGGAAATAGTAGAAGCCGTGGCAAATGAAATTGGAGCTGATAAAATTGGTATAAAACTATCTCCTTTTGATAGCAAAAAGGACTCGAATTCAGAAGCACTAGCAACTTACATGGCAAATGAACTAAGCAAGCTTGGCGTTCTCTATCTTCATGTGATGGAGCCCAGAGAAACAGCTAATAAAAGTCTTCTTCCCATTAGGAAGGCTTTTAAGGGGACACTTATTGCTTCTGGTGGTTATGGTAAATCTGATGGGGACAAAGCCATCGATGAGAATTATGCAGATTTGATCTCATTTGGACGTATGTTCTTGGCTAATCCGGATTTACCAAAGCGTTTTGAGGTTAATGCTCCACTTAACAAGTATAATAGGAGCACTTTCTACACTAATGATCCAATTATTGGTTACACTGATTACCCATCTCTTGAAGTTGCTTCCTAATTATTCACATGTATATTGGTTATGGAAAAAAGATCACGCAGG belongs to Solanum stenotomum isolate F172 chromosome 1, ASM1918654v1, whole genome shotgun sequence and includes:
- the LOC125844383 gene encoding 12-oxophytodienoate reductase-like protein → MEANSNSAVPLCTPYKLGRFELTHRIVFPALTRNRSQNNTPQPHVTEYYSQRATNGGLVISEAAAASDISKECPNLPGIWNEEQVEAWKPVVKGVHEKGGVFFCQIWHSGRLSVPTISALYFSIGVGWSTRPDDQVYEKPTPLPLKSDKIPCIVNDFRIAARNAIKAGFDGIEINASSGGYLIDEFMNDQIHGRTDEYDESIEDRCRLALEIVEAVANEIGADKIGIKLSPFDSKKDSNSEALATYMANELSKLGVLYLHVMEPRETANKSLLPIRKAFKGTLIASGGYGKSDGDKAIDENYADLISFGRMFLANPDLPKRFEVNAPLNKYNRSTFYTNDPIIGYTDYPSLEVAS